From the Salinimicrobium tongyeongense genome, one window contains:
- a CDS encoding L-ribulose-5-phosphate 4-epimerase, which yields MSSIYQELKQECYEANMQLNALNLVIYTFGNVSAVDREKGVFAIKPSGVPYEDLKPEDIVILDFDNNVVEGEMRPSSDTKTHAFLYKNWKEIGGVAHTHATYSVAWAQAQRDVPIFGTTHADHLTTDIPCAPPMRDDLIEGNYEHNTGIQILDCFKEKGLSYEEVQMVLIGNHGPFTWGKDAAKAVYNSKVLEEVSKMAFLTLQINPEAPRLKDSLIKKHYERKHGKNAYYGQK from the coding sequence ATGAGTTCTATTTATCAGGAATTAAAACAGGAATGTTACGAGGCCAATATGCAGCTCAATGCATTGAATCTCGTGATCTATACCTTCGGAAATGTGAGCGCGGTAGATCGCGAAAAAGGCGTTTTTGCGATTAAACCCAGCGGCGTGCCTTATGAAGATTTAAAACCTGAAGATATCGTGATCCTCGATTTTGATAACAATGTTGTGGAAGGGGAAATGAGACCATCTTCAGACACCAAAACCCATGCTTTTCTGTATAAGAACTGGAAGGAAATAGGCGGAGTGGCACATACCCACGCGACCTATTCGGTTGCCTGGGCCCAGGCGCAGCGGGATGTTCCTATTTTTGGAACCACACACGCCGACCATTTGACAACCGATATTCCCTGTGCACCCCCTATGCGAGATGATTTAATCGAAGGGAACTACGAACACAATACCGGGATACAGATACTGGACTGCTTTAAAGAGAAAGGTCTCTCTTATGAGGAAGTTCAAATGGTGCTTATAGGCAATCACGGGCCATTTACCTGGGGCAAAGATGCCGCCAAAGCGGTGTACAACAGCAAGGTTTTGGAAGAGGTGTCAAAAATGGCATTTTTGACACTTCAGATAAATCCCGAAGCCCCCAGGCTAAAGGATTCTCTTATTAAAAAACACTACGAACGTAAACATGGCAAAAATGCCTATTACGGTCAAAAATAA
- the araA gene encoding L-arabinose isomerase yields MISTEEKEIWFVTGSQHLYGEETLNQVAKNSAAIVDGFNGSNKIPLKIVHKETVKTPDEITNLLQLANSEKKCIGIITWMHTFSPAKMWINGLSLLKKPICHLHTQFNAEIPWNKIDMDFMNLNQSAHGDREFGFMMSRMRKKRKVIVGHWQEERVQQKIGNWCRVVLGWDELQNLKVARIGDNMREVAVTEGDKVAAQMKFGMSVNGYDSSEVVAHINKVSEAEVEKLLEEYESSYKLSEKLQKNGEKRDSLKEAAKIELGLRAFLEEGGFKAFTDTFENLGELKQLPGIAVQRLMADGYGFGAEGDWKTAALLRAMKVMTYGLEGGTSFMEDYTYHFSPQKSYVLGSHMLEICPTIADAKPSCEVHPLGIGGKEDPVRLVFNSPKGPALNASLIDLGNRFRLIVNEVEAVKPEADLPNLPVARVLWDPKPDLDIAATSWILAGGAHHTVYTQALTTEFLEDFADIAGIELLVIDEKTNVREFKDKINANEVYYHLFQHGM; encoded by the coding sequence ATGATCAGTACAGAAGAAAAGGAAATTTGGTTTGTAACCGGGAGTCAGCACCTTTACGGGGAAGAAACTCTTAACCAGGTCGCAAAAAATTCCGCAGCCATAGTCGACGGGTTTAACGGATCGAATAAGATCCCGTTAAAAATAGTTCACAAAGAAACGGTGAAGACGCCCGATGAAATTACAAACCTCCTCCAGCTGGCAAACAGCGAGAAAAAATGTATTGGTATCATCACCTGGATGCATACTTTTTCACCGGCAAAAATGTGGATCAATGGTTTGAGCTTATTAAAAAAACCAATTTGCCATCTACATACCCAATTCAACGCTGAAATTCCCTGGAACAAGATCGACATGGATTTCATGAACCTGAACCAGTCAGCCCACGGAGACCGGGAATTTGGTTTTATGATGTCCAGAATGCGTAAAAAGAGAAAAGTAATTGTAGGACACTGGCAGGAAGAGCGCGTACAGCAAAAGATTGGCAACTGGTGCAGAGTGGTACTGGGTTGGGACGAACTGCAGAACCTTAAAGTGGCCCGAATTGGCGACAACATGCGGGAAGTGGCCGTTACTGAAGGAGATAAAGTGGCCGCCCAGATGAAGTTTGGAATGTCGGTTAATGGCTATGATTCTTCGGAAGTTGTGGCGCATATCAATAAAGTTTCAGAAGCTGAAGTAGAGAAGCTACTCGAAGAATATGAATCTTCGTATAAGCTTTCAGAAAAACTTCAGAAGAATGGCGAGAAAAGAGACTCACTGAAGGAAGCTGCAAAAATTGAACTTGGCCTTCGCGCTTTTCTTGAAGAAGGCGGATTTAAAGCCTTTACCGACACTTTTGAGAATCTTGGAGAGCTAAAACAATTGCCGGGAATTGCCGTACAACGTTTAATGGCCGATGGGTATGGATTTGGTGCCGAAGGGGACTGGAAAACCGCTGCGCTTCTGCGAGCCATGAAAGTTATGACCTATGGACTGGAAGGCGGAACTTCTTTTATGGAAGATTACACCTATCATTTTAGTCCGCAAAAATCTTATGTCTTGGGGTCGCACATGCTCGAGATCTGTCCTACCATAGCCGATGCCAAACCTTCCTGTGAAGTACATCCGCTGGGAATTGGAGGAAAAGAAGATCCGGTAAGGCTGGTATTCAACTCTCCTAAAGGTCCTGCTCTTAATGCATCTTTAATCGATTTGGGCAACAGGTTCAGATTAATAGTAAATGAGGTGGAGGCCGTAAAACCTGAAGCCGATCTGCCAAATTTACCTGTCGCACGGGTACTTTGGGATCCAAAACCAGATCTGGATATTGCCGCAACCTCCTGGATACTTGCAGGGGGAGCTCATCATACCGTGTACACTCAGGCCCTGACAACCGAATTCCTTGAAGATTTTGCCGATATCGCCGGCATTGAATTACTGGTGATTGATGAAAAAACAAATGTTAGGGAATTCAAAGATAAGATCAACGCCAACGAAGTCTATTACCACCTGTTCCAACACGGAATGTAG
- a CDS encoding aldose epimerase family protein, which translates to MNTVKRSFLSCGLLILALAFVQCKNENKEVQTSEEDTTNVDQEVMKEDYGTTPDGEKVEQYTLKNDNGMKVKIITYGGRITSLTAPDADGNYEDVVLGFNSLDQYLEDNPFFGALIGRFGNRIANGKFSLDGQEYTLAQNDGQNHLHGGEKGFDKVVWTVEEADPKMLKLSYVSEDMEEGYPGKLETLVTYTLNDDNSLDVDYEATTDKKTVVNLTQHAYFNLSGDFSESILDHEIVINADKFLPVTENLIPTGQLQDVENTPFDFREPKQVGAEIDAGNEQLNRAGGYDHNWVLNEKDSGMRFAASAYHPESGRFMEVHTTEPGIQFYSGNFLDGTLPLQYGEGNYEKRSGFCLETQHYPDSPNQKNFPSVVLEPGDTYTSKTSFKFSVK; encoded by the coding sequence ATGAATACTGTAAAAAGAAGTTTTTTAAGTTGTGGGTTATTGATTTTAGCCCTTGCATTCGTACAGTGCAAAAATGAAAATAAAGAAGTTCAAACTTCAGAAGAGGATACTACTAATGTGGATCAGGAAGTGATGAAGGAGGATTATGGCACAACACCCGATGGTGAGAAGGTTGAGCAATATACGCTTAAAAATGATAACGGAATGAAAGTGAAGATCATCACCTATGGGGGACGTATCACTTCCCTTACCGCACCAGATGCCGATGGGAATTATGAAGATGTTGTCCTTGGATTCAATTCCCTTGACCAATATCTTGAAGATAATCCCTTTTTTGGAGCTTTAATCGGCCGCTTTGGAAACAGGATCGCTAATGGAAAATTTAGCCTGGATGGCCAAGAATATACCCTGGCACAAAATGACGGACAAAATCATTTGCACGGCGGGGAAAAAGGCTTTGACAAAGTGGTATGGACTGTGGAAGAGGCAGATCCCAAAATGCTTAAACTGTCTTACGTAAGTGAGGATATGGAAGAAGGCTACCCCGGCAAGCTTGAGACTCTTGTTACTTATACTCTTAATGATGATAATTCTCTAGATGTGGATTATGAGGCAACGACCGATAAAAAGACGGTAGTTAATTTGACTCAGCATGCATATTTCAATTTATCAGGAGATTTTTCCGAATCTATTCTTGATCATGAAATCGTAATAAACGCAGATAAATTTCTACCGGTGACAGAAAACTTAATTCCTACAGGACAACTGCAGGATGTTGAAAATACTCCTTTTGATTTCAGGGAGCCAAAGCAGGTAGGGGCAGAAATAGATGCCGGTAACGAGCAGCTAAATAGAGCCGGGGGTTACGATCACAACTGGGTGCTGAATGAGAAGGACAGCGGGATGCGTTTTGCTGCTTCTGCATACCATCCGGAAAGTGGCCGTTTTATGGAGGTGCATACCACCGAACCCGGAATCCAGTTTTACTCCGGAAATTTCCTCGATGGAACTTTGCCGCTTCAGTATGGGGAAGGGAATTATGAAAAAAGGAGTGGCTTCTGTCTGGAAACGCAGCACTATCCGGATTCACCAAACCAAAAAAATTTCCCATCTGTCGTTCTTGAGCCGGGAGATACATATACATCAAAAACTTCCTTTAAATTTTCAGTAAAATAA
- a CDS encoding sodium:solute symporter, translating to MQTLDTFDWISIGIYFAVLLGIAVWVIQKKQSNTEDYFLAGRNVGWFVVGASIFASNIGSEHVVGLAGAGAGNKLPMLIYEIQAWVVLILGWVFLPFYARSGVFTMPEFLEKRFDARSRWVLSIFSIIAYVLTKISVTIYAGGVVVSALLGIDFWTGALSTVILTGIYTVLGGMRAVVYTETLQAIILVLGAAALTFIGLDKVGGWNSMVDTVGPEYFNMWRPATDPDFPWPSLLITSTIVGIWYWCTDQYIVQRALTARNIKEGRRGTIFGALLKLLPVFLFLVPGIIALTLKMRGELHWDSPDQAFPVLMSNLLPSGLRGLVAAGLLAALMSSLASVFNSCSTLFTVDIYKKLKPDTPEKKLVRTGQIATVIIVLIGIIWIPIMANISGVLYEYLQSVQSYIAPPITAVFLLGIFYKRINATGAFVTLITGLIVGALRIVLEITKDSLDPDGFLYVLGGSNFLSFGAWFFLFCIILIVVVSHLTAVPSKEKTDNLTFQTISEEEKKNNKNSYNWKDIVVSVIILVIVAVVMIFFSGE from the coding sequence ATGCAGACTTTAGATACTTTTGACTGGATTTCGATTGGTATTTATTTTGCTGTTCTTCTGGGAATTGCCGTATGGGTAATTCAGAAGAAACAATCGAATACAGAAGATTATTTTTTAGCAGGAAGAAATGTGGGTTGGTTTGTTGTTGGGGCTTCCATTTTCGCATCAAACATAGGTTCTGAACACGTAGTGGGCTTAGCAGGGGCCGGGGCCGGGAATAAACTCCCCATGTTGATTTATGAAATTCAGGCCTGGGTAGTTCTTATCCTGGGATGGGTATTCCTGCCTTTTTATGCACGCAGTGGGGTGTTTACCATGCCCGAATTTCTTGAAAAAAGATTTGATGCCCGTTCCCGTTGGGTGCTTTCCATCTTCTCAATTATCGCCTATGTTCTTACCAAAATCTCGGTAACTATTTATGCCGGGGGAGTGGTAGTTTCGGCTCTTTTGGGGATAGATTTTTGGACAGGAGCCCTTTCTACTGTTATCCTAACCGGTATTTATACCGTTTTGGGAGGAATGAGAGCGGTTGTCTATACTGAAACCCTGCAGGCCATCATTCTTGTACTGGGAGCAGCGGCTTTAACCTTTATTGGTCTCGACAAAGTGGGGGGCTGGAACAGCATGGTTGATACTGTGGGCCCAGAATATTTTAATATGTGGCGTCCCGCTACAGACCCAGATTTTCCTTGGCCATCACTCTTGATTACCAGTACAATTGTTGGAATTTGGTACTGGTGTACAGATCAATATATTGTACAGCGTGCCCTTACGGCCCGAAATATTAAAGAGGGGAGAAGAGGAACCATTTTTGGAGCTCTTCTAAAGTTACTGCCGGTATTTCTTTTCCTGGTTCCGGGAATCATCGCCCTAACCCTCAAAATGCGAGGAGAACTTCATTGGGACAGCCCCGATCAGGCTTTCCCTGTACTTATGAGTAACCTGTTGCCTTCGGGCTTAAGAGGCCTTGTTGCTGCGGGATTACTGGCCGCTTTAATGAGTTCCCTGGCTTCAGTATTCAACTCCTGTTCCACCTTATTTACAGTTGATATTTATAAAAAACTGAAACCTGATACCCCCGAAAAGAAACTCGTGAGAACAGGGCAAATTGCTACAGTAATCATAGTGCTTATAGGAATTATCTGGATCCCAATTATGGCAAACATTTCAGGGGTTTTGTATGAATATTTACAAAGTGTGCAATCATACATTGCTCCTCCAATTACCGCAGTTTTCCTTCTTGGTATCTTTTATAAGAGAATTAACGCAACCGGGGCTTTCGTTACTTTAATAACAGGGCTTATTGTCGGCGCGCTGCGAATTGTTCTCGAAATCACAAAGGATTCACTTGATCCCGACGGCTTCCTGTACGTGCTGGGCGGAAGTAATTTCCTTTCTTTTGGAGCATGGTTTTTCCTCTTCTGTATTATCCTGATTGTGGTGGTGAGCCACCTCACCGCTGTTCCGTCTAAAGAAAAGACCGATAACCTCACTTTTCAAACCATATCTGAAGAAGAGAAAAAGAATAACAAGAACAGTTACAACTGGAAAGATATCGTTGTGTCTGTTATAATTTTAGTGATTGTGGCAGTAGTAATGATATTTTTCAGCGGGGAATAA
- a CDS encoding alpha/beta hydrolase, protein MNYSVFKLVRTGICSILFVFAASGWAQDGTIYPLETPQEPNAIPLGTGGVEDQPAQETWFRQWGDPMARNITTATLTPFLPDPDKATGTTIIVAPGGGFRWLSMGNEGWEVAEALAKKGIAAFVLKYRLHPTPPSLEEFKDYMSRPITPPAESSGDGEAARPERPRWNLDNQLEDAEAAYALIVERAEEWGVDTTNIGMIGFSAGAGLTMHSTLNSKTMDLAFIGPIYGGLNEVEVPENAPPMFNVLAADDFLFNGEFGLIESWYKAGIPVEFHLYQNGGHGFGLGNPDRTSNRWFDAFIYWLEVNKFLETQPAK, encoded by the coding sequence ATGAATTACTCAGTATTTAAATTAGTCAGGACTGGCATTTGCAGCATTCTATTTGTCTTTGCTGCATCGGGCTGGGCGCAGGACGGAACCATTTACCCTCTTGAAACACCCCAGGAACCTAATGCGATCCCTCTGGGAACCGGGGGTGTGGAAGATCAGCCTGCTCAGGAAACCTGGTTTCGCCAGTGGGGTGACCCAATGGCACGAAACATTACTACCGCTACTCTTACCCCTTTTTTACCCGATCCCGATAAAGCCACCGGCACTACAATTATTGTAGCTCCCGGAGGAGGATTTCGTTGGCTTTCTATGGGCAATGAAGGCTGGGAAGTCGCAGAAGCACTTGCAAAAAAAGGAATAGCAGCCTTTGTATTAAAATACCGGCTTCACCCAACTCCTCCATCGCTGGAGGAATTTAAAGACTACATGAGCCGCCCCATAACACCGCCGGCAGAATCTTCTGGTGATGGGGAAGCCGCACGGCCCGAGCGTCCTAGGTGGAACCTTGATAACCAGCTTGAAGATGCCGAAGCAGCCTATGCCTTGATCGTTGAACGTGCTGAGGAGTGGGGTGTAGACACTACCAATATTGGGATGATTGGTTTTTCGGCCGGTGCAGGGCTCACCATGCATTCCACTTTAAATTCTAAAACGATGGACCTGGCTTTTATAGGGCCTATTTATGGAGGATTGAACGAAGTAGAAGTGCCGGAAAACGCACCTCCCATGTTCAATGTTCTTGCCGCCGATGATTTTCTTTTCAACGGCGAATTCGGTTTGATCGAGTCCTGGTACAAAGCCGGAATACCTGTTGAATTCCACCTCTACCAGAACGGAGGGCACGGCTTTGGCCTTGGAAACCCAGATCGTACAAGTAATCGCTGGTTTGATGCGTTTATATACTGGCTGGAGGTAAATAAATTCCTAGAAACCCAACCTGCAAAATAA
- a CDS encoding vanadium-dependent haloperoxidase, with protein MKKAVLLLVALLVCYSGQANQIPGNTPDPITKKEPVGVENLAYRWGEMAVIATANDTEKFKPRPTITSRFLGLIFTSVFDAWSRYDDKAIPVYLTNTQRRPLNERSLKNKEIAISYAAYRAMSEYYYSDVELFSNFMIELGLDPNNNSLDPTTPEGIGNLAAKAVIEARKGDGSNQYGEEEGSNGQPYYDYVNYKPINSPDKNIDLNRWQPKYFSDGNNGQFAPGCLTPFWDKVKPIALKSGDQFRPGPPPLLGSAQLEKEVKEVIDLQANLTDHDKALVEFMRDGPQSVQQAGHWLKFSQEVSVRDQHTLDEDVKMYFYVQVVAMDAFIASWDAKMFYDSARPNALVHHYYKDQKIKAWGGGNKGIIEMDGTEWRPYSPDTFLCPPFPGYVSGHSTISGGCAEALKLWTGSDEFGSEARLVAGAMTEPDNLGDTVILRFPTFTETAEMAGISRVMGGYHIQSDNIAGLELGRNVAREAWSFYKKHIGEAEN; from the coding sequence ATGAAAAAAGCAGTTTTACTATTAGTGGCATTACTGGTTTGTTATAGCGGCCAGGCAAACCAGATTCCCGGCAATACGCCTGATCCTATAACAAAAAAAGAACCAGTAGGGGTTGAAAACCTGGCTTACAGGTGGGGTGAAATGGCAGTTATTGCAACAGCGAATGACACTGAAAAATTTAAACCCAGGCCAACAATTACTTCCCGTTTCCTCGGCTTAATTTTTACTTCGGTTTTTGATGCCTGGTCCCGGTATGATGATAAGGCAATTCCTGTTTATCTTACCAATACCCAAAGGAGGCCTCTAAACGAACGCAGCCTTAAAAACAAGGAAATCGCTATAAGTTATGCTGCTTACAGGGCTATGAGTGAATATTATTACTCTGATGTGGAGCTATTCAGCAATTTCATGATAGAACTGGGGCTGGACCCAAACAATAATTCTTTAGATCCCACTACTCCTGAAGGCATTGGGAATTTAGCCGCAAAAGCGGTCATTGAAGCAAGAAAAGGAGATGGCTCTAATCAATATGGAGAAGAAGAAGGTTCTAACGGCCAGCCTTACTACGATTACGTCAATTATAAACCCATAAATTCCCCCGATAAAAATATTGACCTCAACCGGTGGCAGCCTAAATATTTTTCAGACGGGAACAACGGGCAGTTTGCTCCTGGCTGCTTAACCCCATTTTGGGATAAAGTAAAACCCATCGCTTTAAAATCGGGCGACCAGTTTCGCCCCGGTCCCCCTCCATTATTGGGTTCAGCTCAATTAGAAAAAGAGGTGAAAGAGGTGATAGACTTACAGGCAAACCTGACAGACCATGATAAGGCATTAGTAGAATTTATGCGAGACGGCCCACAATCTGTTCAACAGGCGGGACACTGGCTCAAATTTTCCCAGGAGGTTTCTGTCAGAGATCAGCATACCCTTGATGAGGATGTGAAAATGTATTTTTATGTTCAAGTGGTTGCCATGGATGCTTTTATAGCCTCGTGGGATGCAAAGATGTTTTATGATTCGGCCAGGCCAAATGCTTTAGTGCACCACTACTACAAAGATCAAAAAATAAAAGCCTGGGGCGGCGGGAACAAAGGAATAATTGAGATGGATGGGACGGAATGGAGACCCTATTCGCCCGATACTTTTTTATGCCCTCCTTTTCCAGGATATGTCTCAGGGCACAGTACAATTAGTGGCGGTTGTGCTGAAGCTCTTAAGCTGTGGACAGGAAGTGATGAGTTTGGATCTGAAGCCAGACTGGTTGCAGGTGCCATGACAGAACCAGATAACTTAGGGGATACTGTAATTCTAAGATTTCCCACCTTCACCGAAACAGCCGAAATGGCCGGAATTTCAAGGGTGATGGGAGGCTACCACATCCAGTCTGATAATATTGCCGGATTGGAACTGGGAAGGAATGTTGCCCGGGAAGCCTGGAGTTTCTATAAAAAACACATCGGGGAAGCAGAAAACTAA
- a CDS encoding glycoside hydrolase family 9 protein: protein MKIYLQFLPFLFVLSAFAQQNQDTTHVFQINDQEYLERRGANVMLAHDFYPESHQGGVGLIQNGIRVATNGDLRLEPAPGQWQPVPKVGERQVDRQKREISVRMSYPDPSKDRRGFNPIIYPDLDMSYTLKVLPEGKSFRIVVDLDEPLPEEWVGKVGMNFELFPGILFGKSYYMGDDFGIFNRQANGPGFYTEDGEYRLEPMATGKELTVAPEDPKQTLTIRNLKDNELELLDGRAIHSNGWFIVRSLVPAGATKKAIEWLVTPNVIENFTYDPVVQVSQVGYHPAQEKIAVVETDKNDTDIKDIKLLKVKPDGGFTEVISQKPQLWGDFLRYRYYQLDFTKITDSGMYVIEYGDYTTEPFQISPDVYKRDVWQPTLEYFLPVQMCHMRVNDRYKVWHGLCHLDDARMAPINHNHFDGYIQGGETLTKYQPGAHVPGLNQGGWHDAGDYDLRIESQAATVQGLSHIYEIFQEDYDNTSIDQETRIVEILKPDGKPDILQQIEHGLLSIVKGYESLERFYRGIIVPTNRQYILLGDPVTHSDNVPFSNKPEDESIPIGLEGAPDDRWVFTEDNPRRELQAAAGLAAAARVMRDYNPDLARRSLNISEEIWNITKPDNELQKVMLAVELLRTTKEKKYSDFLVANTNLIAENIAQTGWVVGPALPLINNRDFTQKIRTAVKGHLQTVQEQEKKTPYGMPYEPDIWGAGWGIQDFGVKQYFFHTSYPDIFPAKYMFNAMNFVLGVHPGVNTSSFASGVGSRSLTQAYGVNRGDFSHIPGGIGSGTALIRPDFPELLEWPFLWQQTEYVLGGGTTDYLFLILAADKLLNEK, encoded by the coding sequence ATGAAAATATATCTGCAATTTCTCCCTTTCCTTTTTGTATTAAGTGCATTTGCTCAACAAAACCAGGACACTACTCATGTTTTTCAAATAAATGACCAGGAATATCTCGAAAGACGGGGGGCTAATGTTATGCTGGCCCACGATTTCTATCCCGAAAGCCACCAGGGAGGCGTTGGCCTCATCCAGAATGGAATTAGAGTTGCCACCAATGGCGATCTTCGGTTAGAACCTGCCCCGGGACAGTGGCAGCCTGTTCCAAAGGTGGGAGAAAGACAGGTAGATCGTCAAAAAAGGGAAATTAGCGTTCGCATGAGCTATCCAGATCCTTCAAAAGACAGGCGGGGATTTAACCCCATTATCTATCCCGATCTTGACATGTCTTACACTCTAAAAGTACTTCCCGAAGGCAAATCCTTCAGAATTGTAGTAGATCTAGATGAGCCACTTCCCGAAGAATGGGTTGGAAAAGTAGGTATGAACTTTGAACTTTTTCCCGGCATCCTCTTCGGAAAATCTTACTATATGGGAGATGATTTCGGCATCTTTAACCGGCAGGCTAACGGCCCCGGATTTTATACCGAAGATGGGGAATACCGCCTTGAACCCATGGCTACGGGCAAAGAACTTACCGTAGCCCCCGAAGATCCTAAACAAACCCTTACCATTCGAAATCTCAAGGACAACGAGCTGGAACTCCTCGATGGCCGCGCAATTCACAGCAACGGCTGGTTTATTGTGCGCTCCCTGGTTCCTGCCGGGGCAACCAAAAAGGCTATTGAATGGCTGGTGACCCCCAACGTTATTGAAAATTTCACTTATGATCCCGTGGTACAGGTTTCCCAGGTGGGTTACCATCCTGCCCAGGAAAAGATCGCGGTTGTGGAAACCGATAAAAATGATACTGATATAAAGGACATTAAACTTCTGAAGGTAAAACCTGATGGAGGGTTTACTGAAGTCATCTCCCAAAAACCTCAACTATGGGGTGACTTTTTGAGGTACAGGTACTACCAGCTGGATTTTACAAAAATTACAGATTCAGGAATGTACGTCATCGAATATGGCGATTACACTACTGAACCTTTCCAGATAAGCCCTGATGTCTACAAACGCGATGTGTGGCAACCAACCTTAGAATATTTTTTGCCGGTACAGATGTGCCACATGCGGGTGAACGACCGTTATAAGGTATGGCATGGGCTATGCCACCTCGATGATGCCCGCATGGCTCCCATAAATCACAATCATTTTGACGGGTATATCCAGGGGGGCGAAACCCTCACCAAGTACCAACCCGGAGCACATGTACCCGGATTGAATCAGGGTGGCTGGCATGATGCCGGGGATTATGATCTAAGGATTGAATCCCAGGCAGCTACCGTACAAGGCCTGTCTCATATTTATGAAATATTTCAGGAAGATTATGACAACACCAGCATAGACCAGGAAACCAGAATTGTGGAGATCCTGAAGCCCGACGGCAAACCAGATATTCTTCAGCAAATAGAACACGGGCTACTTTCTATCGTTAAGGGCTATGAATCTCTTGAAAGATTTTACCGCGGCATTATTGTGCCTACCAATAGACAGTACATTTTACTTGGTGATCCCGTCACCCACAGTGATAATGTTCCTTTTTCCAATAAGCCTGAAGATGAAAGTATTCCCATTGGCCTCGAAGGAGCCCCCGATGACCGCTGGGTCTTTACCGAAGACAACCCGCGAAGGGAACTGCAGGCTGCCGCAGGCCTTGCAGCTGCAGCGAGGGTAATGAGAGATTACAACCCCGACCTCGCCCGCCGGAGCTTGAATATTTCCGAAGAGATCTGGAACATCACCAAACCAGACAATGAGCTTCAAAAAGTAATGCTGGCGGTGGAACTTTTGAGAACTACAAAGGAGAAGAAATATTCAGATTTTCTCGTGGCAAACACCAACCTCATTGCTGAAAACATTGCACAAACCGGATGGGTTGTTGGCCCTGCCCTTCCTTTGATCAATAACAGGGATTTTACACAAAAAATACGCACGGCTGTAAAAGGCCATTTACAGACTGTGCAGGAACAGGAAAAAAAAACGCCTTACGGAATGCCCTACGAGCCCGATATTTGGGGTGCAGGTTGGGGGATTCAGGATTTTGGGGTAAAACAGTATTTCTTCCACACCAGCTACCCCGACATTTTTCCTGCAAAATACATGTTTAATGCCATGAACTTTGTTTTGGGGGTTCATCCCGGCGTAAATACCTCTTCCTTTGCCTCTGGGGTAGGATCGAGATCTTTAACCCAGGCCTACGGCGTAAATAGAGGGGACTTTTCACACATTCCCGGCGGAATTGGTTCGGGAACAGCATTAATTCGCCCCGATTTTCCTGAATTGCTCGAATGGCCTTTCCTGTGGCAGCAAACGGAGTACGTTCTTGGCGGTGGAACCACAGATTATCTCTTCCTGATCCTGGCTGCAGATAAATTGCTGAACGAAAAATAG